TTTTAAAATTGCCTGCGGGATTTTTTTGATGATAATGCGCGCATCCACCTTTTCACAGCCGGGTTCATATTTCTTCGGGCAAATAAGCAGCGTTTCGGTTACGCCCAAATGGCTGACTATCTGCTGAACCATAGCAACTGATAGCATTTGTGTTGTTACATAAATACTGTTATTGCCCTGTCCCTTGCCGTGCTTCCAGTAGTCACTCGGACTGGGCGAAAAGGTATAATTCATGAGTTTGCACATTGCACGAATGAGCTTAGTATTATTGTAATGGCTATCAATAACAGGATTACCAAATTCATCAATTACTACAAAACTCGGTGCCAATTCATAAAACTTAAATCCACCACCACCTTTCCAATTAACTACCTTACTAATACCGCCTTGGTCCATGCCATCTATTACCGCTTTCATGCGTTTATGGACATGCGTATAAGCGTGTTCTCTCATTTCTATGCCAATATATTTACGTCCCATCTTCTGAGCCACAGCTACAGTTGTGCCGGAGCCAAGGAAAGAATCGAGCACGAAATCATTTTCATTTGAAGACATTTTAAATATCCTCTGTACTAATGCTTCGGGTTTCTTTCCATTAGGAAATAACACGTCGCCTTCTTTTGTTACATTAATCCAACTAAAGCCATCCCAGTAAGTGCCAAATTTTTCTTTTTTGAATATTTTGCCCTTTATTATTTCTGCTGTATCTTTAAGCCAAATAACAAGAACTTTTTGTTTACCCATAAAAATTATATCAATTTTTTTATTTTTATTTTTTCCAGACCTTGGGGTATAGGATGCTAAAAACATATTGTTTTCACTATCTGTGGCGTTCCAAACTCTTGTTCTTATTGAGGTTTGAGCATTTGTTGTTGTCATTATTTTATCGAAATACTTTACGTAAACCTCTTTCTCGGTAATATTTTCGAGTTGAGCTATCTGTTTCACGCTCTTTATTTCGTATTCATTTACTGCAAATATTTCAATGTCATCACCACTACCATCTTTTATTACTTTATAAGGAACAAGGTTTCTCATCTTATAAAGCACCGACGTATACTTAAAACTTTTTCCGTCATCTTTCATTTTAGTTATATAACCCATCAGCTCAGTTTCTTTATATACTGGCTCAAATGGTTGGAATGCATTAATCTCCTTGCAAAAAACTAAGATATATTCAATATTTTTTTTCAATCTTATGTCTTCACCACCACCACTAGCACCAGCGCTTACTTTTGTATTAACTGAAATTGAATTTATATAATTATTTTTCCCAAAAACCTCATCCATTAGCACTCGTAAATATGCTTGCTCTACATCATCAATCTGTACAAAAATTACTCCATCGTTTCTCAAAAGCATCCTCAACAATTCCAACCTTGGCTTCATCAGCGAAAGCCACGTGGAATGCTCCACACTATCGTCATAGTACTCAAAGGCATTGCCAGTATTATATGGAGGGTCAATATAGATACATTTTATTTTACCTTCATATTCAGGCAGGAGTGCCTTTAGCGCTAGTAGATTATCACCGTGAATAATTATATTCTCGG
Above is a window of Candidatus Brocadiia bacterium DNA encoding:
- a CDS encoding site-specific DNA-methyltransferase; this translates as MSTNKQKLELNWIGKQNPEYDIANIEPRILEERTDLSYGDKKTENIIIHGDNLLALKALLPEYEGKIKCIYIDPPYNTGNAFEYYDDSVEHSTWLSLMKPRLELLRMLLRNDGVIFVQIDDVEQAYLRVLMDEVFGKNNYINSISVNTKVSAGASGGGEDIRLKKNIEYILVFCKEINAFQPFEPVYKETELMGYITKMKDDGKSFKYTSVLYKMRNLVPYKVIKDGSGDDIEIFAVNEYEIKSVKQIAQLENITEKEVYVKYFDKIMTTTNAQTSIRTRVWNATDSENNMFLASYTPRSGKNKNKKIDIIFMGKQKVLVIWLKDTAEIIKGKIFKKEKFGTYWDGFSWINVTKEGDVLFPNGKKPEALVQRIFKMSSNENDFVLDSFLGSGTTVAVAQKMGRKYIGIEMREHAYTHVHKRMKAVIDGMDQGGISKVVNWKGGGGFKFYELAPSFVVIDEFGNPVIDSHYNNTKLIRAMCKLMNYTFSPSPSDYWKHGKGQGNNSIYVTTQMLSVAMVQQIVSHLGVTETLLICPKKYEPGCEKVDARIIIKKIPQAILKACQFGKKEYLLPIKERAIEEIDEEELADGEE